The following coding sequences lie in one Mesorhizobium sp. NZP2298 genomic window:
- a CDS encoding sugar-binding transcriptional regulator, producing MNSRQDGGSNRLDDAARAGWLYYVAGNTQDQIAATLGISRQTAQRLVSLAVSEGLIKVRVDHPIANCLDLAARLRSRFALDLVEVVPSDPNSSSTTIGIAEAAAAEIERRLRSPTPIVMGIGTGRTLKAAIEQLPPMECPQHKVVSLTGNISPDGSAAFYNVIFTMADRVKARSFPMPLPVIASSPQEREMLLNQPMIQPTLALAAEADVTFIGIGDLGPKAPLYEDGFISESELKALQKAGGIAEIVGWVFDREGRMIEGITNDRVSSASLPSREKSLVIALAMGERKLPGILAAVNRRLVNGLITDERTATALLAGI from the coding sequence GTGAATAGCCGGCAGGATGGTGGCAGCAACAGGCTGGACGACGCGGCGCGCGCCGGTTGGCTCTATTATGTCGCCGGCAACACACAGGACCAGATTGCCGCCACGCTCGGCATTTCGCGGCAGACGGCGCAGCGGCTGGTGTCGCTGGCGGTGTCGGAAGGCTTGATCAAGGTTCGCGTCGATCATCCGATCGCCAACTGCCTGGACCTCGCCGCACGGCTGAGATCCCGCTTCGCGCTCGATCTGGTCGAGGTGGTGCCGAGCGATCCCAATTCGTCCTCCACAACCATCGGCATCGCCGAGGCGGCGGCCGCCGAGATCGAGCGGCGGCTGCGGTCACCGACACCGATCGTCATGGGGATCGGCACCGGACGCACGCTGAAGGCGGCGATCGAGCAATTGCCGCCCATGGAATGCCCGCAGCACAAGGTGGTGTCCTTGACCGGCAACATCTCGCCTGACGGCTCGGCAGCCTTCTACAACGTCATCTTCACCATGGCCGACAGGGTCAAGGCGCGCTCCTTCCCGATGCCGCTGCCGGTCATCGCCTCCTCGCCGCAGGAGCGCGAGATGCTGCTTAACCAGCCGATGATCCAGCCGACACTGGCGCTTGCGGCGGAAGCCGACGTCACCTTCATCGGTATTGGCGACCTCGGCCCCAAGGCGCCGCTTTACGAGGACGGCTTCATTTCCGAAAGCGAGTTGAAGGCCCTGCAGAAGGCTGGCGGCATCGCCGAGATCGTCGGCTGGGTGTTCGACAGGGAAGGCCGCATGATCGAGGGCATTACCAACGACCGGGTGTCGTCGGCCTCGCTGCCGTCACGCGAAAAATCGCTGGTCATCGCGCTGGCCATGGGCGAGCGGAAACTGCCGGGTATCCTG